The stretch of DNA GACCTGAGCGGCCTGAACCTCGACGAGATTTACTACTACATCAAACCCGAAGGCATGAACGCCCGCAGCTGGGACGACGTGCCCGACGACGTGAAAAAGACCTTTGAGCGCCTGGGCATTCCCGAAGCCGAGCGGGCCATGCTGGCAGGCGTGGGCGCACAGTACGAGTCGGAGATGGTGTATCACAATCTCAAAGAAGAGTGGGAAAAGCTGGGCGTGGTCTTCCTGAGCATCGAGGACGGCCTGAAGCAGTACCCCGACCTGTTCCGCGAGCACTTTGCGACCATCGTGCCCCCGGAAGACAACAAGTTCGCGGCGATCAACAGCGCCGTATGGTCAGGCGGTTCCTTCGTGTACGTGCCCAAGGGCGTGAAGGTGGACATCCCCCTGCAGACCTACTTCCGCATCAACGCGGAGAGCAGCGGCCAGTTCGAGCGCACGCTGATCATCATCGATGAGGGCGCACAGGCCCACTACATCGAGGGTTGCACGGCCCCTGCCTACAACTCCGATTCCTTCCACTCCGGCGTGATCGAGATCGTGGTGAAGGAAGGCGCACGCTTCCGCTACTCCACCATTCAGAACTGGAGCCACAACGTCTACAACCTCGTGACGCAGCGGGCCGCCGTATACGGGCATGGCGTGATGGAATGGGTAGACGGCAACCTCGGCAGCAAGGTGACCATGAAGTATCCCGCCTGCTACCTGCTGGAAGAAGGCGCACGCGGCGAAGTGCTGAGCATTGCCATGGCCGGACGCGGGCAGCATCAGGACGCAGGCGCAAAGATCGTGCATTTTGCAGCCAATACCAGCGGCAGCATCGTGTCCAAGTCCATCTCCAAAGACTCGGGCCGCAGCTCTTACCGAGGCCTCGTCAAGATTTACGAAGGCGCACGCAACGCCAAGACCAACGTGGAATGCGACGCCCTCTTGCTCGACGAAGAAGCCCGCACGGACACCTATCCTTACATTGAAATCGAGGAAAAGACCGCACGCGTGGGCCACGAAGCCACCGTGTCCAAGATCAACGACGAGCAGATTCTGTACCTGCAAAGCCGTGGCCTCAGCAAAGACCAGGCGGCGGGCCTGATCGTGCGCGGATTCATCGAGCCGATTGCGAAAGAGCTGCCGCTTGAGTACGCCGTGGAACTGAACCGCCTGATTGAGTTGGAGATGGAAGGCAGCGTTGGCTGATGTGATGGAGTCTTCAGAAACGTCTTTAAAGATTCGGGAAGACCTGTGCAACATCTTTCCTACCTTTACAGACTGGCTTTCTGAAGACTCCATTTTTTACTCTGAAGGTAGAGAAGGCCAACAGGTTTTCGGCGAATGTAGTGTGTTTTTGGAGCTGACTCATTTTTTGGCTGCGAAGCTTGAGTTATGGCACGAGGCCTCACTCCAAGCACTTGCCGCTCTGCTGGAAGGTGTCCTGACTCGGCCTGCAGATGAGTTATATGGCGCAGTCGAAATATGCTTCCTAGACACAGTTGGTGGATATGAGGCTTTTGCTGGAGCTCTGCGCCCCCATCTGCAAGCCCGCTCCGGACATGTTTTTGAACTGGACAGCTCATTATCTAACCCAAAACACTCAGGAGCGACTTGAAACTCAACCACATCAACTTGGGCGTCACAGATGTTCCCGTCGCCGTAGAAATCTTTGAGCGTTATTTCGGCCTCAAGCAGTCGGACGGGATGCCCCGCAACGACAACATGACTTTTCTGCGCGACGACGACGGTTCTCTGATCTCGGTCTTCAAAAGCAAAGACGTGTCGTATCCCAAAGTCTTCCATATCGGCTTTTTGCAGGACACGCCGGAGCAGGTGCGGGCCATTCACGCCGAACTGACGGCAGGCGGCTACCAGATTCCCGGCCCCAGCGAGAATCACGGACGCCTGACCTTCTATTTCAATACACCGTTCGGCGTCATCGTCGAAGTCGAATCGTTCTTCGCATAATTCCAGCCTCTGCTGGCTTGTATGGCTGCTTTACAGGAGAATCAATGACCCAAACTCCCTTTACCACCGAACTGCTTGCGGCGGGCGGCCCCGATTGGCTGACCAACAAGCGCCGCGAAAGCTTAGAGCTGTTTAATACGCTGGAAGTGCCGCATGAAGGCGTGGAAGCCTGGAAGTACACGCAGGTCAGCGTGGATTTCAACGAGTTGCGGCCTCACGGAAAGCGCGAGGTCGTGGCCGATATTGCGTCCTTGCCTGCCAGTGTGCAGGAGCGCCTGAACGGCACCGATGTGGGTGCATTCCTTGTGCTGGACGGCCCGGATGTGGTCTACCGCACCGAGTTGCCCGCCGAATTGACGGCCAAAGGGGTGATCTTCACCGATCTGAAGACCGCCGTGGAGCAGCACGCCGACAAGGTGCAGCAGTACCTCTACAGCGTGGTTCCCGCCGAAGTGCCCGACGACACCACCATCGCCGCCCCCGGCACCACGCCCAGCAAGTCGCCCGACCCCTCTGAGGGCAAATTCAGTGCGTTGGCGGCGGCCCTGTGGACAAACGGCGCGTTCGTGTACGTGCCACGCGGCGTGGAAGTGGAATTGCCGCTGGGATCGTTCCGCGTGATGAGCGAGGCCGGAACCTACACGGCCACACGTACCCTTGTGGTGGCCGAAGCCAACAGCAGCGTGACCTTTATTGACGAGCAGGACAGCGAAGACCTGCCCGGTACCTACGCGATTGGCGCGGTGGAACTCGTCGTGCAGGACGGCGCACGCCTCCGCTACGTGTCTATCCAGAACTGGGGCAAAGGCGTGACCCATATCCAGCGTCAGCGCGGCGACGTGGGCAAAGACGCCACCCTGAACAGCCTGGTGGTCACGATGGGCGGCACCCTGAGCCGCACCGAGATGCAGACCTACCTGCGCGGCCAGGGCAGCGATTCCGAGATGCTGGCACTGTACTTTGCCAACGACGACCAGCATTTTGACCACTACACCTTGCAGCACCACGCCGCCGCCAACGCGCACAGCGACCTGCTATACAAGGGCGTGGGCGACGATTCCTCGGTGGGTGTCTTTTCCGGCATGATCAAGGTAGACCTGCACGCGCAAAAAACCGACGCCTACCAGAAGCACCGCACCCTGATGCTGTCCAGCGACGCCCGCAATTACAGCGTGCCGCAACTGGAAATCAACGCCAACGATGTGCGCTGCTCTCACGGCAGCACCACCGGGCCAGTGGATCAGGAGCAGCTCTTCTTTCTGAAATCTCGCGGGATTCGGGAGGAACAGGCTGAGAAGATGTTGGTCACGGCTTTCCTTGAAGACGTGTTGACCCGCGTGCCTTTGAAGAGCGTGGTGGCCTACATCGAAGGCATTATTGCCAAGAAAGTCGGCGCAGCCTAAGATTCGGCGCAACATAAAGAATGGCCCACCTCTAAATGGAGTGGGCCTTTTTGTATTAAGTACCTGCCAACGGCTCCTGTTTCGGAATCTATCCTAGGAACCGGGAAGCATCTTGGCGTGTTCCAAATGCTTGGCGACCACAGGTTGGGTTTTGGCCGCGTAAGCTGCCGCCTGTGCGTCCTTGGTGACTGTGCGGTAGGTTTGAATCAACTTGAGGGTCATCGTGTGACCATCTATTTGTACTTTCTTGTATTCGGCATCAAAGGCCGCACCCGATAGAGTAGTGAGCTTGTTGTACTGAAGGCGCTGGTCTGCACCGGGTTTGTCGGCCAACCTGATGCCTTTGGCCTGTGCAATGGCATTAAGTTCAGCCTGCGCTTTGGTGTGTTCCACAATCATCTCTTGGGCAAAGGCCCGCACTTCTGCATTGCTACTTCTTTGTAAAGCTAAACGCGAGGTTTGAATCTCGGTGAGGTTGCTCATGGTCATGACTTCCATGAACAGCACATCCGTGTCGTTGGAGACCTGGGCTGTACTTATGGCCGCCATTGGGCTGTTTTGTGCGCCGCCTGCCAAAGAAGCGGGAACGCAGAGGGCGAGGCAGGCAGTCACGGCAAGCAAGGAACGTTTTTTCATAGGAAATACTTCCGGGAAGTGAACTCCCAGAGGTTGTCATGGTAGTGAGGGGCAAAGATGACAGCGGCTTTCGTTCGGACTTGATCTGCCGCTGATGCAATGTTCAGTAGAAGTGTTGCTGGACTAAGAACGAACCTGAGAACTATTGAGCCAGTTCAAATCTGGTCATATTTCCCACAGTAAATCATCCAGTCAAGCGCCGAAAAACTAAACGACTTCGCCCACTGCCGCCGCAGGTTCCAGCTTCGGCTCTAGCGCGGGCACGCTTCCCAGCCTGTTGATGCCGTCGAAGGCTGCCGTTTTGTAGCACTCGGCCAGAGTCGGATAGTTAAACACGGTGTTGACGAAGTAATCCACGGTTCCGCCAAAGGCCATGACCGCCTGACCGATATGAATCAGTTCGCTGGCCCCAGTGCCGATGATATGCACGCCCAACAGTTCACGGGTTTCAAGGTGGAAGATCAGCTTGAGGGTTCCCTGTTCGTCGCCAATAATCTGGCCGCGTGCAATTTCACGGTATTGGGCTTTGCCGATTTCGTAAGGCACGCCCGCTGCCGTCAGTTCTTCCTCGTTTTTGCCCACCGTACTGATTTCGGGAATGGTGTAGATGCCGTAGGGGAACAGCTCCGGTACGCTCTGGGTGGGAATGCCGAAAGCATGGCAGGTGGCAAGCCGCCCCTGCTCCATGCTGACGCTGGCTAGGCTGGGAAAGCCGATCACGTCGCCCACCGCGTAGATGTGATGCACCGCCGTCTGATAGTGCGCGTTGACGGTAATTCGGCCCCGGTCATCGGCGCTCAGGCCCGCTGCCTCCAGGTTCAGTTTGGCGGTGGCCCCGACGCGCCCAATGGAATACAGCACCATATCGCTCACGATTTCTTTGCCGCTGGCAAGCGTGACGCGCACGCGCTGGCCCAGATGATCGGTGACCTGTTCCACCGTTTTGACGGCCTCGCCCAAACGCAGGGTCATGCGGTTCTGGCGCATCTGGTAGGCGAGCACGTCGGTGATTTCAAAATCCACGAATTCCAGCAGGCGCGGGCGCTTGTCGATCAGGGTCACGCGCACGCCCAGCGCGGCAAACATGCTGGCGTACTCGCAGCCGATGACGCCGCCGCCGATGACGGTCACGGTGCGCGGCAGATTCTGCAAATCCAGAATGTCGTCGCTGATGATAATGCGCTTACCGTCAAAGGGAATATTGCGGTCACGTGCCGCCTTGGTGCCCACTGCAATGACGATGGTGCAGGCCGTCACGTCGCGCCAGGCCTCGCCCTGACCACGTACATCACGCAGGCGAACCGTGTTGGGGCCGATAAACGACGCCTCGGCATTGATGGTTTCCACGCGGTTGCGGTGCAGTTGGTGACGCACCACATCCAGTTCGTGCGCCATCACGCTGCTGGTTCGGAGCAGCAGATCCTGCACGGTAATATCGTCTTTGACCGAATACGACGATCCGTACAGGCCGCGCTGGTTGTAGCCGCTGAGATGCATGATCGCTTCCCTGAAGGTTTTGGAGGGAATCGTTCCTGTGTTGATGCACACGCCGCCTACAACCGACTTGCGCTCCACGACAGCCACTTTTTTGCCCAATTTGGCCGCCTGAATCGCCGCCCGCTGCCCGCCGGGGCCAGAGCCGATGACCAACAGGTCGTAGGTAAATTCGGGGGGAGTGCCCTGCACCGGAGTAGACGGGGAAACGGTCTGCATCATAGGGGAACCTCGTGAGAAGAAGGAAATGCAGCCCTCAGCCAACAGAGTCTGAGGTGACGTTGTGAAGAAAGGCATGTTGCCACGCCCGAGTTTTGAGTGTGAACAGGCGTCTACATCAGCTGCCCTGACTTGATCACATGATCTGCGTTTCTGTGCCCGCTTCCCAGGCCGTGATGCTTAGGTCGTTCACGCCCATGCCCTGCACGGCGGCCACCGCCTCTCCCACGCCCGGCAAGGCCAAATGCGTCTGCATATCTGTCATGCTTTCCCACTGCTCGGTGATGAAGAACTGCCCCGGCACTTCCAGATTCTCGGACACCAGATACAGCACACACCCCGGCTCGGTGCGGGTTTGGGCCGCCAAGCCCTGCAACATCTGGCGGGCCGTATCGTGGTGGGCGGCGGAAAAAGTCAGACGGCCATGCGTAAGAATCATGCGGTGCCTCCAGAAGTTGGATTGTAGGTGCTGTGTTATGGCTTCTGTGTTGTCGGTACTGGGTCTACCTTGCCCGATTTGCAGGCAGACACGGCGCAAGCCCCATTACACTTGAGACGGAATGGGGCAGCGGCGCACGCCAGGCTCAGACCTCAGCAAACCATAAAAAACCGGAACACCCGCGTGGGCATTCCGGCTTGGTTTGAGAGCTTGAAGTTGCTGAAGCTTACGCTTCGCTGCCCTCTTCCGTGGCTTCGGCGGCGGCTTCGGCCTTGACCTCTTCGAGGCTCGCGTCGCCTTCCAGCACGGCAGCGGCGGCTTCTTCGGACAGTTCGCCCGCAGCGACCATGCCCGCGACCTGAACGGCCTGCGTTTCGGCAGCCAGTTCGTCGGCGCTCATACGGGGAGCCAGCAGGCTGATGACGACAGTGTCTTCATCAATGCCCAGCTTCACGCCTTCGGGGAGTTTCAGCTGTCCGGCGGTGATGTGGTCACCGATATTCAGCTTGCTCACGTCAACCGAGATTTCCTGGGGAATGCGGCGGGGGCCAGGGGCAATGATGGCGAGGTTGTGAACAACGATGTCCACGAGACCGCCCATGACTTCGCCCTGGCTCTTGCCTTTGGTGTGCACGGGCACGCTGACGGCCACAGGCTCGCCGTAGGTGACCATGTAAAAGTCGACGTGAATAGGCACGCGGCGGCGCTTGTCCATCTGCACGGCTTTCACCAGTGCGGGGAAAGGCTGACCACCCTCGACGGTGATGTCGAAGATGCCCGTCGTACCCTGCTTGCGGAATGCACGGTCAAAGGCCTTCAAATCGAGGGCAAAGCTGACGTTGTTGCCCTTGTTGTAGGCGACGGCGGGGATCAAGCCTTCGGCCAGTTTTTCCTGAGGAATGCGGGGTTGGGCGTTTAGTTCCATGCTGGGTGACTCTCCTTGGGGGTGTCTCTCGTCTGGCCGCCTCGCTCTCTTCCATGTCCAAAGCTCAAAAGCATCTGGGCGCGGGGGCGGGCGTCAAGCAACCGTGACAGTGTAGCAAAACTGGGGGATGGGTGGAAGGGCCAAGCGGAGAACCACAATGAGCGCAGTGACCGGGAATACAGGATGCCCACCGCCCTGAACGCCAATGCCTCTGCTAGAATCGCTCCTGTTGCCGCGAGGCCCCCCGCATTGCTGCCTTTATCTGGCAGCGTTATGCCAGAGGCGGCCCCGGCCCGCACAAGGAGAATCAAACATGATCAGCGTAACGGAACTGAGAAACGGCACCAAAGTGGAAATGGACGGCGGCCTGTGGGAGTGCCTGGACTACTCTCACCTGAAGATGGGACGCGGCGGCGCGAAAGTCGTGACCAAGTTCCGCAACATGGAAACGGGCAGCATTGTCGACCGCACCTTCAACAGCGGTGAAAAGTTGCAGGACATTTTCGTCGAGGGCAAGAAGATGCAGTACCTGTACCGCGACGGCGACGACTACATGTTTATGGACATGGACACCTAC from Deinococcus sp. QL22 encodes:
- the sufB gene encoding Fe-S cluster assembly protein SufB, with the protein product MTINPEVNDINNGYEYGWSNPERYAVKAPRGLSRDVVEMISRNKDEPQWMLDFRLKALEIFYSKPMPTWGADLSGLNLDEIYYYIKPEGMNARSWDDVPDDVKKTFERLGIPEAERAMLAGVGAQYESEMVYHNLKEEWEKLGVVFLSIEDGLKQYPDLFREHFATIVPPEDNKFAAINSAVWSGGSFVYVPKGVKVDIPLQTYFRINAESSGQFERTLIIIDEGAQAHYIEGCTAPAYNSDSFHSGVIEIVVKEGARFRYSTIQNWSHNVYNLVTQRAAVYGHGVMEWVDGNLGSKVTMKYPACYLLEEGARGEVLSIAMAGRGQHQDAGAKIVHFAANTSGSIVSKSISKDSGRSSYRGLVKIYEGARNAKTNVECDALLLDEEARTDTYPYIEIEEKTARVGHEATVSKINDEQILYLQSRGLSKDQAAGLIVRGFIEPIAKELPLEYAVELNRLIELEMEGSVG
- a CDS encoding VOC family protein, with translation MKLNHINLGVTDVPVAVEIFERYFGLKQSDGMPRNDNMTFLRDDDGSLISVFKSKDVSYPKVFHIGFLQDTPEQVRAIHAELTAGGYQIPGPSENHGRLTFYFNTPFGVIVEVESFFA
- the sufD gene encoding Fe-S cluster assembly protein SufD, which gives rise to MTQTPFTTELLAAGGPDWLTNKRRESLELFNTLEVPHEGVEAWKYTQVSVDFNELRPHGKREVVADIASLPASVQERLNGTDVGAFLVLDGPDVVYRTELPAELTAKGVIFTDLKTAVEQHADKVQQYLYSVVPAEVPDDTTIAAPGTTPSKSPDPSEGKFSALAAALWTNGAFVYVPRGVEVELPLGSFRVMSEAGTYTATRTLVVAEANSSVTFIDEQDSEDLPGTYAIGAVELVVQDGARLRYVSIQNWGKGVTHIQRQRGDVGKDATLNSLVVTMGGTLSRTEMQTYLRGQGSDSEMLALYFANDDQHFDHYTLQHHAAANAHSDLLYKGVGDDSSVGVFSGMIKVDLHAQKTDAYQKHRTLMLSSDARNYSVPQLEINANDVRCSHGSTTGPVDQEQLFFLKSRGIREEQAEKMLVTAFLEDVLTRVPLKSVVAYIEGIIAKKVGAA
- a CDS encoding DUF4142 domain-containing protein; this translates as MKKRSLLAVTACLALCVPASLAGGAQNSPMAAISTAQVSNDTDVLFMEVMTMSNLTEIQTSRLALQRSSNAEVRAFAQEMIVEHTKAQAELNAIAQAKGIRLADKPGADQRLQYNKLTTLSGAAFDAEYKKVQIDGHTMTLKLIQTYRTVTKDAQAAAYAAKTQPVVAKHLEHAKMLPGS
- the sthA gene encoding Si-specific NAD(P)(+) transhydrogenase; amino-acid sequence: MMQTVSPSTPVQGTPPEFTYDLLVIGSGPGGQRAAIQAAKLGKKVAVVERKSVVGGVCINTGTIPSKTFREAIMHLSGYNQRGLYGSSYSVKDDITVQDLLLRTSSVMAHELDVVRHQLHRNRVETINAEASFIGPNTVRLRDVRGQGEAWRDVTACTIVIAVGTKAARDRNIPFDGKRIIISDDILDLQNLPRTVTVIGGGVIGCEYASMFAALGVRVTLIDKRPRLLEFVDFEITDVLAYQMRQNRMTLRLGEAVKTVEQVTDHLGQRVRVTLASGKEIVSDMVLYSIGRVGATAKLNLEAAGLSADDRGRITVNAHYQTAVHHIYAVGDVIGFPSLASVSMEQGRLATCHAFGIPTQSVPELFPYGIYTIPEISTVGKNEEELTAAGVPYEIGKAQYREIARGQIIGDEQGTLKLIFHLETRELLGVHIIGTGASELIHIGQAVMAFGGTVDYFVNTVFNYPTLAECYKTAAFDGINRLGSVPALEPKLEPAAAVGEVV
- a CDS encoding putative quinol monooxygenase; amino-acid sequence: MILTHGRLTFSAAHHDTARQMLQGLAAQTRTEPGCVLYLVSENLEVPGQFFITEQWESMTDMQTHLALPGVGEAVAAVQGMGVNDLSITAWEAGTETQIM
- a CDS encoding 50S ribosomal protein L25/general stress protein Ctc; translated protein: MELNAQPRIPQEKLAEGLIPAVAYNKGNNVSFALDLKAFDRAFRKQGTTGIFDITVEGGQPFPALVKAVQMDKRRRVPIHVDFYMVTYGEPVAVSVPVHTKGKSQGEVMGGLVDIVVHNLAIIAPGPRRIPQEISVDVSKLNIGDHITAGQLKLPEGVKLGIDEDTVVISLLAPRMSADELAAETQAVQVAGMVAAGELSEEAAAAVLEGDASLEEVKAEAAAEATEEGSEA